The proteins below come from a single Erinaceus europaeus chromosome 20, mEriEur2.1, whole genome shotgun sequence genomic window:
- the SNRPA1 gene encoding U2 small nuclear ribonucleoprotein A' isoform X1: MVKLTAELIEQAAQYTNAVRDRELDLRGYKIPVIENLGATLDQFDAIDFSDNEIRKLDGFPLLRRLKTLLVNNNRICRIGEGLDQALPCLTELVLTNNSLVELGDLDPLASLKSLTYLSILRNPVTNKKHYRLYVIYKVPQVRVLDFQKVKLKERQEAEKMFKGKRGAQLAKDIARRSKTFNPGAGLAMDKKKGGPSPGDVEAIKNAIANASTLAEVERLKGLLQSGQIPGRERRSGPADDGEEEMEEDTVTNGS, from the exons ATGGTGAAGCTGACGGCGGAGCTGATCGAGCAGGCGGCGCAGTACACCAACGCCGTGCGGGACCGGGAGCTGGACCTGCGGG GGTATAAAATTCCTGTGATTGAAAATCTGGGTGCTACCTTAGATCAGTTTGATGCTATTGATTTTTCTGACAATGAAATCAGGAAACTGGATGGTTTTCCCTTGTTGAGGAGACTGAAAACATTACTAGTCAACAACAACAGAATATG CCGCATAGGTGAGGGGCTTGATCAGGCTCTGCCCTGCCTCACAGAACTCGTCCTCACCAACAACAGTCTCGTGGAGCTG GGTGATCTGGACCCTTTGGCATCTCTCAAGTCGCTGACTTATCTAAG tattcTAAGAAATCCTGTAACAAATAAGAAGCATTATAGACTGTATGTTATTTATAAAGTTCCACAAGTCAGAGTACTGGACTTCCAAAAGGTGAAACTAAAA GAGCGTCAGGAAGCAGAGAAAATGTTCAAGGGCAAACGGGGTGCACAGCTTGCAAAGGATATTGCCAGGAGAAGCAAAAC TTTTAATCCAGGTGCTGGTTTAGCTATGGACAAAAAGAAAGGCGGGCCCTCTCCAGGGGACGTAGAAGCCATCAAG AATGCTATAGCAAACGCATCTACTCTGGCAGAAGTGGAGCGGCTCAAAGGCTTGTTGCAGTCTGGCCAGATACCTGGCAGAGAGCGCCGATCAG GCCCTGCTGATGACGGTgaagaggagatggaggaagACACAGTCACCAATGGGTCCTGA
- the SNRPA1 gene encoding U2 small nuclear ribonucleoprotein A' isoform X2, whose product MRQDPGYKIPVIENLGATLDQFDAIDFSDNEIRKLDGFPLLRRLKTLLVNNNRICRIGEGLDQALPCLTELVLTNNSLVELGDLDPLASLKSLTYLSILRNPVTNKKHYRLYVIYKVPQVRVLDFQKVKLKERQEAEKMFKGKRGAQLAKDIARRSKTFNPGAGLAMDKKKGGPSPGDVEAIKNAIANASTLAEVERLKGLLQSGQIPGRERRSGPADDGEEEMEEDTVTNGS is encoded by the exons atgcgccaggacccgg GGTATAAAATTCCTGTGATTGAAAATCTGGGTGCTACCTTAGATCAGTTTGATGCTATTGATTTTTCTGACAATGAAATCAGGAAACTGGATGGTTTTCCCTTGTTGAGGAGACTGAAAACATTACTAGTCAACAACAACAGAATATG CCGCATAGGTGAGGGGCTTGATCAGGCTCTGCCCTGCCTCACAGAACTCGTCCTCACCAACAACAGTCTCGTGGAGCTG GGTGATCTGGACCCTTTGGCATCTCTCAAGTCGCTGACTTATCTAAG tattcTAAGAAATCCTGTAACAAATAAGAAGCATTATAGACTGTATGTTATTTATAAAGTTCCACAAGTCAGAGTACTGGACTTCCAAAAGGTGAAACTAAAA GAGCGTCAGGAAGCAGAGAAAATGTTCAAGGGCAAACGGGGTGCACAGCTTGCAAAGGATATTGCCAGGAGAAGCAAAAC TTTTAATCCAGGTGCTGGTTTAGCTATGGACAAAAAGAAAGGCGGGCCCTCTCCAGGGGACGTAGAAGCCATCAAG AATGCTATAGCAAACGCATCTACTCTGGCAGAAGTGGAGCGGCTCAAAGGCTTGTTGCAGTCTGGCCAGATACCTGGCAGAGAGCGCCGATCAG GCCCTGCTGATGACGGTgaagaggagatggaggaagACACAGTCACCAATGGGTCCTGA